The proteins below are encoded in one region of Microvirga terrae:
- a CDS encoding Abi family protein translates to MAESQVPYPYQPAQLQAIRASISEPRFATYLEKAGNHEEYALALYLYNARVAKAFLYPLSVVEVTLRNAVDEILVRKFGTSWHREDAFRNQTLTPEGLATLDKAIQRAGQNSGRDQVVATLTFDFWSNLFRSEYGNLWRTTVNIAFPNLVHGESRQDIQNLVKPINAFRNRVAHHEPVLDMNVTDIYAKTVRLVTLRCTQTAEWMKYHTTLNAVIRTRPKRDGGVAVPLASKLDSGFVEVKHDTTLMEIVGNVDAKRPAIVCTDDIGAPVAAFTVLDVTHYLSMKSKELDGLIALNEHRVSHMLDGLDLAGRWIRMDGEIALAIAIKELQKPRVQVLVGVDATTGKTMGTIVRAHRRY, encoded by the coding sequence ATGGCCGAAAGTCAAGTTCCTTATCCGTATCAGCCTGCCCAGCTGCAGGCCATCAGAGCCTCCATTTCCGAACCAAGATTCGCGACCTACCTCGAGAAAGCGGGCAATCACGAGGAATATGCCCTCGCTCTCTATCTGTATAATGCAAGGGTCGCAAAGGCGTTCCTGTACCCGTTGAGCGTGGTCGAGGTTACGCTGCGAAATGCCGTCGACGAGATTTTGGTTCGGAAGTTCGGGACAAGCTGGCATCGCGAGGACGCGTTTCGCAATCAGACCCTAACGCCGGAGGGGCTAGCGACCTTGGACAAGGCGATTCAGCGGGCGGGTCAGAATTCGGGGCGCGACCAGGTGGTCGCAACGCTGACTTTCGACTTTTGGTCGAACCTGTTCAGGTCTGAATATGGCAATCTCTGGCGCACGACGGTCAACATTGCATTTCCGAACCTCGTACACGGTGAGAGCCGACAGGACATCCAGAACCTCGTCAAACCAATCAATGCCTTCCGCAACCGTGTCGCCCATCACGAACCCGTTCTCGACATGAACGTGACCGATATCTATGCCAAGACAGTGCGGCTCGTGACATTGCGTTGCACCCAGACTGCGGAATGGATGAAGTATCACACAACCTTGAATGCAGTCATCCGAACAAGACCGAAGCGCGATGGCGGAGTGGCAGTACCGCTGGCATCAAAGCTCGACTCCGGATTCGTCGAAGTGAAGCATGACACGACTCTCATGGAGATCGTCGGCAACGTTGACGCAAAGCGTCCTGCGATCGTTTGCACCGATGACATCGGGGCACCGGTTGCTGCCTTCACGGTGCTGGACGTAACGCACTATCTGTCCATGAAGTCAAAAGAGTTGGATGGCCTGATCGCTCTCAACGAGCACCGAGTTTCACATATGCTCGACGGTCTCGATCTGGCTGGCCGCTGGATCCGAATGGATGGAGAAATCGCTCTCGCAATTGCGATTAAAGAGCTTCAAAAGCCACGAGTTCAAGTCCTTGTCGGCGTGGACGCAACGACTGGTAAGACAATGGGCACGATCGTGCGTGCCCACCGCCGATACTGA